In one window of Rhinoderma darwinii isolate aRhiDar2 chromosome 7, aRhiDar2.hap1, whole genome shotgun sequence DNA:
- the LOC142657527 gene encoding small ribosomal subunit protein eS8-like: MGISRDNWHKRRKTGGKRKPYHKKRKYELGRPAANTKIGPRRIHTVRVRGGNKKYRALRLDAGNFAWGSECCTRKTRIIDVVYNASNNELVRTKTLVKNCILLVDSTPYRQWYEAHYATPLGRKKGAKLSEGAESSQYRTSR, from the exons ATGG GTATCTCAAGGGACAACTGGCACAAGCGCCGCAAAACCGGAGGCAAAAGGAAGCCCTACCACAAGAAGAGGAAGTATGAGCTGGGCCGCCCGGCTGCCAACACAAAG ATCGGTCCGCGCCGTATCCACACCGTGAGAGTGCGTGGCGGAAACAAGAAATACCGCGCTCTGAGGCTGGACGCCGGCAACTTCGCCTGGGGCTCTGAGT GTTGCACCCGCAAGACCAGAATCATTGACGTGGTCTACAACGCTTCCAACAACGAGCTGGTTCGTACTAAGACCCTGGTGAAGAACTGCATTCTCCTGGTCGACAGCACCCCCTACAGACAGTGGTATGAAGCGCACTACGCCACGCCACTTGGACGCAAGAAGGGAGCCAAGCTG AGTGAAGGAGCTGAGTCCTCACAGTACAGAACCAGCCGATAA
- the LOC142656990 gene encoding kinesin-like protein KIF2C, with protein MENEDESQSSLGESECQDNLSLKDEELSSHMNSFQAAMSRIGELEEKTVEELRDVVQKGPEWSNLLQMTEQPDYDMESFVTQAEHLLQESSKVLIAFSESVSSLREAMQTEEQASKQICKKMKPNK; from the exons ATGGAGAACGAAGACGAGTCTCAGTCAAGTCTGGGAGAGTCGGAGTGCCAGGATAAT ctgtcACTGAAGGATGAAGAACTTTCCTCCCACATGAACAGTTTCCAGGCAGCGATGAGTCGTATTGGGGAGCTGGAAGAGAAGACGGTGGAGGAGCTGAGAGATGTTGTGCAG AAAGGCCCGGAATGGTCCAACCTGTTGCAGATGACGGAGCAGCCGGATTACGACATGGAGAGTTTCGTGACACAAGCAGAGCATCTCCTCCAGGAAAGCTCCAAGGTTCTCATTGCTTTCAGTG AGAGCGTGTCGTCGCTGCGTGAGGCGATGCAGACGGAGGAACAGGCCAGCAAGCAGATCTGtaaaaagatgaaacctaataaatga